CTACCACGTCGCTCGGGAAACGCGCCCGATTCTTGCGAGTGTGCAGCGTGCGGATGATCGATTCCCGATCACGGCGAATTCGTCCTCGAGTTCGACATCGCGATCGCAGTACGCACCACGTCTCGGAGTTTTCGTCGATGACCATGAACGCAGAGGGCCAAGTGGCGCGCGTGGTCGGATACGTCGCCGACGTCACTGCGCCGATACGCCCGGAGTCGGATATTCAGCGGTACTCCGAGCGACTGCGTCGCCTCTCCGATATCATCGTGGCGTTCAACGTGGCGGGTCACGTCGGCGATGTCGTGCAGGGACTCGGCGACGAACTGCGCCTCATGTGCGCGGCCGACCGTGTCGACGTCGACGTGCTGCGCGGCGTGCGTCGCACCGAGCATCATGCGGTCGGCGATGTGCCCATCCTCTCCGTCGGGCTCAGCGACGCCGCCAGTGAGCCGCTGCGCATTACGCTCGCGCGACGAGACGGTAGTCGACTGGGCGAAGTCGTACTGTCGCGCGCGTCGGCACCGTTCACGTCCGACGAGATTTCCATCGCCGTGCAGGTGGCGCAGGTGGCCGCCGTGACGATCGAGAATCTCGACCTCATCGATGCGCTACGCGATGCCGATCAGCGGAAGGACCGTTTCCTGGCGACCCTCGCCCACGAGCTGCGCAATCCGCTTACGCCGATCGTGAATGCGGTGGCCATGCTCGAGCGTGTGGCTGGCTCACACAGCGGGGTCGCGCGTGCCAAGGCGACGATCGACCGACAGTCCAGTCAGTTGGTCCGTCTGATCGACGACCTGATGGACGTCAGTCGCGTGACGCAGGACCGCCTCGAATTGCGTCGGGAAGTGGTGTTACTGCGTGATGTCTTCGAACTGGCCTTCGAAGCGGTGCGGCCGATGATCATCGAACGCAATCTGCACCTGACCGTCAACATGCCGGACGAATCGATTGGGTTGTTCGTCGATCCGGCACGTCTGGCGCAGGCCCTCACGAATATTCTCAGCAACGCCGTGAAGTACACGGACCCGAATGGCGACATTCTGGTGGCCGTGCACATGACGACAGACGACGTGCGCATCGAAGTGTCCGATACCGGAATCGGCATTCCGGCCGAGCAGCTCGAGCACGTGTTTCAGATGTTCTCCCGCGTGTACGACCATGGCAGTCGAATGCCGGCCGGGCTAGGGATCGGACTGGCGCTGGCACGCCGACTGGTGGAAATGCACGGTGGCACCATGACCGCGCACAGCGCGGGTGTGGGGCAGGGCAGCACATTTCGCTTTACCTTACCGCGCGTCGTACGTTCCGATTCCCATCACGATGAGCTCCTCAAGGTC
This region of Gemmatimonas groenlandica genomic DNA includes:
- a CDS encoding hybrid sensor histidine kinase/response regulator, whose translation is MTMNAEGQVARVVGYVADVTAPIRPESDIQRYSERLRRLSDIIVAFNVAGHVGDVVQGLGDELRLMCAADRVDVDVLRGVRRTEHHAVGDVPILSVGLSDAASEPLRITLARRDGSRLGEVVLSRASAPFTSDEISIAVQVAQVAAVTIENLDLIDALRDADQRKDRFLATLAHELRNPLTPIVNAVAMLERVAGSHSGVARAKATIDRQSSQLVRLIDDLMDVSRVTQDRLELRREVVLLRDVFELAFEAVRPMIIERNLHLTVNMPDESIGLFVDPARLAQALTNILSNAVKYTDPNGDILVAVHMTTDDVRIEVSDTGIGIPAEQLEHVFQMFSRVYDHGSRMPAGLGIGLALARRLVEMHGGTMTAHSAGVGQGSTFRFTLPRVVRSDSHHDELLKVDADRSRASENVPDSPLPMSTPRFVPVVAGRRVLVVDDNIDAADSLALLLEREGHQISVAYDGEHAVRVYAEQRPEAVVMDIGLPLLDGYEAARAMRLAQGDHPLLLIALTGWGQGEDRRRSQEAGFDHHLVKPISPRTIHALLVEHTRLAPSAPTS